A genomic region of Rheinheimera sp. MMS21-TC3 contains the following coding sequences:
- a CDS encoding acetyl/propionyl/methylcrotonyl-CoA carboxylase subunit alpha: MFQKILIANRGEIACRIIDTAHKLGIRCVAVYSEADANARHVRMADEAYLLGPAPSKDSYLRLDKIIAIAQKSGAQAIHPGYGFLAENEQFAQACADANIVFIGPPVSAITAMGSKSAAKNIMQQAGVPLVPGYHGEDQSDATLAAESAKVGYPQLLKAAYGGGGKGMRVVWSEDEFASALAGARREATAGFGNDKMLIERYLTKPRHIEIQVFADNHGNAVYLAERDCSIQRRHQKVIEEAPAPNFTQQQREAMGEAAVKAAQAIDYRGAGTVEFLFDEDGSFYFMEMNTRLQVEHPVTEMITGQDLVSWQLLIAAGEPLPLSQDQVQIDGHAIEVRVYAEDPDNDFLPATGKLTYLRQPEASRYVRVDTGVVENDEVSPFYDPMIAKLIVWDKSRDRAINRMLRALEDYQIAGVTTNLGFLTNLADHPAFKAAQLDTNFINQHHDSLFAPASEQSQQQHSQALALAALYILLQQASQKHDLVTQTPWQMSNGWQLNTVPTRIITLLSGEEQQQVTIEQHPQHYQLQLAAQSINCQAELTADHLSSVLDNHRIKVKVSQYQDTVSVFIKHQRYDFTYQTEVATEGEGAEHAGNLTAPMNGTVVAVLVDKGSVVKAGDTLVIMEAMKMEYSIKATQDGTVNDVFYAAGDLVQDGAELVDFTADE; the protein is encoded by the coding sequence ATGTTTCAAAAAATTCTGATTGCGAACCGCGGTGAAATTGCTTGTCGTATTATTGATACCGCACATAAGCTTGGTATTCGTTGTGTCGCAGTTTACTCTGAAGCCGATGCTAATGCTCGCCATGTTCGCATGGCCGATGAGGCTTACTTACTTGGCCCAGCGCCAAGTAAAGACTCCTATTTACGTTTAGATAAAATTATTGCTATCGCCCAAAAAAGTGGCGCCCAAGCCATTCACCCTGGTTATGGTTTTTTAGCCGAAAATGAACAGTTTGCTCAAGCCTGTGCCGATGCCAACATTGTATTTATTGGCCCGCCAGTTAGTGCTATTACCGCTATGGGTTCAAAAAGTGCGGCTAAAAACATCATGCAACAAGCTGGTGTACCCTTAGTTCCAGGTTACCACGGTGAAGATCAGTCTGATGCCACCCTAGCGGCAGAATCGGCAAAAGTAGGTTACCCACAATTGCTAAAAGCTGCCTATGGTGGCGGTGGTAAAGGCATGCGCGTGGTGTGGTCAGAAGATGAATTTGCCAGTGCCTTAGCCGGCGCCCGCCGCGAAGCAACAGCGGGCTTTGGTAACGATAAAATGCTGATAGAGCGTTATTTGACTAAGCCGCGTCATATTGAAATTCAAGTTTTTGCTGATAATCACGGCAATGCCGTCTATTTAGCAGAACGTGATTGCTCTATTCAACGTCGTCATCAAAAAGTAATTGAAGAAGCACCAGCGCCAAACTTTACTCAGCAACAGCGTGAAGCTATGGGTGAAGCCGCTGTTAAAGCTGCCCAAGCTATTGATTATCGTGGTGCCGGTACAGTTGAGTTTTTATTTGATGAAGACGGCTCTTTCTACTTTATGGAGATGAATACTCGCCTGCAAGTAGAGCACCCTGTTACTGAAATGATTACCGGCCAAGATTTAGTTAGCTGGCAGCTTTTAATAGCCGCAGGTGAACCCTTGCCGCTAAGCCAAGACCAAGTGCAAATTGATGGTCATGCTATTGAAGTACGGGTTTATGCAGAAGATCCTGATAATGACTTTTTACCCGCTACCGGCAAGTTAACTTATTTGCGCCAGCCAGAAGCCAGCCGTTATGTACGAGTTGATACTGGCGTAGTTGAAAACGATGAAGTTAGCCCATTTTATGATCCTATGATTGCTAAGTTAATTGTTTGGGATAAAAGCCGTGATCGCGCGATTAACCGTATGTTACGCGCCTTAGAAGATTACCAAATTGCCGGTGTGACCACTAACCTTGGCTTTTTAACCAATTTAGCTGACCACCCTGCTTTTAAAGCTGCCCAGCTAGATACTAACTTTATTAATCAGCATCACGACAGCTTATTTGCTCCGGCTAGTGAGCAAAGCCAGCAACAACATAGCCAAGCTTTAGCCTTAGCTGCGTTATATATCTTGTTGCAACAAGCTTCTCAAAAGCATGATTTAGTAACTCAGACGCCATGGCAAATGAGCAACGGTTGGCAGTTAAATACAGTACCAACCAGAATTATTACCTTGCTAAGCGGCGAAGAACAGCAACAAGTCACTATTGAACAGCATCCACAACATTACCAGTTGCAATTGGCCGCTCAGAGCATTAATTGCCAAGCTGAGTTAACAGCTGATCACTTAAGTTCTGTGCTAGATAATCATAGGATTAAGGTTAAAGTTAGCCAATATCAAGATACTGTGAGTGTGTTTATTAAGCATCAACGTTATGATTTTACTTATCAAACTGAAGTGGCTACTGAAGGCGAAGGTGCTGAGCATGCTGGTAACTTAACAGCACCAATGAATGGCACTGTTGTAGCGGTATTAGTAGACAAAGGCTCTGTAGTAAAAGCAGGCGATACACTGGTTATTATGGAAGCCATGAAGATGGAATACAGCATTAAAGCCACTCAAGATGGCACGGTGAATGATGTATTTTATGCCGCAGGTGACTTAGTCCAAGACGGCGCAGAATTAGTTGATTTTACGGCGGACGAATAA
- a CDS encoding enoyl-CoA hydratase, producing MAQLKLEKRGHTALITIANPPANTWTFETLTQLRDAVKSLDEDKNIYALVITGEGEKFFSAGADLKLFADGDKAVASDMSRIFGEAFETLSAFRGVSIAAINGYAMGGGLEVALACDIRIAEQQTIMALPEAKVGLLPCAGGTQNLAWLVGEGWAKRMILCGERVNAEKALQIGLIEEVVATGAALDTALELADKAAEQSPPAVSACKQLIQQARKGTMHSALPLEREYFVGLFDTKDQVEGVTAFLEKRKPNWING from the coding sequence ATGGCACAGTTAAAACTAGAAAAGCGTGGTCATACCGCATTAATTACTATTGCTAACCCTCCTGCAAACACTTGGACCTTTGAAACTTTAACCCAATTGCGTGACGCTGTTAAAAGCCTAGATGAAGACAAAAATATCTATGCTTTGGTTATTACCGGTGAAGGTGAAAAGTTTTTTAGTGCGGGCGCCGATCTTAAATTATTTGCTGATGGTGACAAAGCTGTGGCTAGCGATATGTCTCGGATCTTTGGTGAAGCCTTTGAAACCTTAAGTGCTTTTAGAGGGGTATCTATAGCGGCTATTAATGGTTATGCCATGGGCGGTGGTTTAGAAGTCGCTTTAGCCTGTGATATTCGTATTGCCGAGCAACAAACTATAATGGCATTACCTGAAGCAAAAGTAGGCTTATTACCTTGTGCTGGCGGTACTCAAAACCTAGCTTGGTTAGTCGGCGAAGGTTGGGCTAAGCGAATGATTTTATGTGGCGAGCGAGTAAACGCTGAAAAAGCCTTACAAATCGGCTTAATTGAAGAAGTTGTCGCTACCGGCGCTGCTTTAGATACCGCTTTAGAGTTGGCGGATAAAGCAGCAGAGCAAAGCCCTCCTGCAGTTAGCGCTTGTAAACAGCTAATCCAGCAGGCCCGTAAAGGTACTATGCATAGCGCCTTGCCTTTAGAGCGTGAATATTTTGTTGGTTTATTTGACACTAAAGATCAAGTTGAAGGCGTCACCGCATTCTTAGAAAAGCGTAAACCCAATTGGATTAATGGATAA
- a CDS encoding carboxyl transferase domain-containing protein: MQVVVDDLNSKVQQIKLGGGEALIARHVSRGKMFVRERVQKLLDPGSPFLEVGQFAGWECYDDYVPSAGIVAGIGRVNGVECMIVANDATVKGGTYYPLTVKKHLRAQEIAERCNLPCIYLVDSGGANLPRQDEVFPDKLHFGRIFFNQANMSAKGIPQIAVVMGLCTAGGAYVPAMADESIIVKDQGTIFLAGPPLVKAATGEEVTAEELGGADVHCKISGVADHYALNDEHALQLARNCVARLNRQQQTKVDVKPSQEPLYDAKELYGIVGTDLRKPFDVKEVIARIVDGSDFDEFKQYYGSTLVCGFARIFGNPVGIVANNGILFSESAQKGAHFIELCAQRKIPLLFLQNITGFMVGKKYEAEGIAKHGAKMVMAVSCAKVPKFTVLIGGSYGAGNYGMCGRAYDPTMMWMWPNARISVMGGEQAAGVMAQVTKDGLARKGETLSAEAEQALKKPIVEQYEKQGHPYYASGRLWDDGIIDPAQTRMTVGLALAAALNAPIEETKFGVFRM, encoded by the coding sequence ATGCAAGTCGTTGTCGATGATCTCAACAGCAAAGTGCAACAAATTAAACTCGGTGGTGGCGAAGCCCTTATTGCTCGTCATGTTTCTCGTGGCAAAATGTTTGTCCGTGAGCGAGTGCAAAAGCTATTAGATCCAGGCTCTCCATTTTTAGAAGTCGGTCAATTTGCTGGCTGGGAATGCTATGACGACTACGTGCCAAGTGCAGGTATCGTTGCTGGCATCGGCCGCGTGAACGGTGTTGAATGCATGATAGTGGCTAATGATGCCACTGTTAAAGGCGGCACTTATTACCCGTTAACCGTGAAAAAACATTTACGCGCCCAAGAAATTGCCGAGCGTTGCAACTTACCTTGTATTTATTTAGTGGATTCTGGTGGTGCTAACTTACCGCGTCAAGACGAGGTTTTCCCAGATAAACTGCACTTTGGCCGCATTTTCTTTAATCAAGCCAATATGTCAGCCAAAGGTATTCCACAAATTGCCGTGGTAATGGGCTTATGTACGGCTGGTGGTGCTTATGTACCGGCTATGGCTGATGAAAGCATTATTGTAAAAGACCAAGGCACTATTTTCTTAGCTGGTCCGCCTTTAGTTAAAGCGGCAACGGGTGAAGAAGTTACAGCAGAAGAATTAGGCGGTGCCGATGTCCATTGTAAAATTTCAGGTGTGGCCGATCACTATGCCTTAAATGATGAGCACGCTTTGCAGTTAGCCCGTAACTGTGTAGCTCGCCTTAACCGCCAACAGCAAACTAAGGTGGATGTTAAGCCAAGCCAAGAGCCGCTATACGATGCCAAAGAGCTCTATGGCATTGTTGGTACAGACTTGCGTAAACCTTTTGATGTTAAAGAAGTGATAGCCCGTATTGTTGATGGCTCAGATTTTGATGAGTTTAAACAATATTACGGCTCGACTTTAGTTTGTGGTTTTGCCCGTATTTTTGGCAATCCAGTAGGTATTGTTGCCAATAATGGCATTTTATTTTCTGAGTCAGCCCAAAAAGGCGCCCACTTTATTGAGTTATGTGCCCAGCGAAAAATTCCTTTATTATTTTTACAAAATATTACCGGCTTTATGGTTGGTAAAAAGTATGAAGCCGAAGGTATTGCTAAACACGGCGCTAAAATGGTGATGGCGGTAAGTTGCGCTAAAGTACCAAAATTTACGGTGTTAATTGGCGGTAGTTATGGTGCAGGTAACTATGGCATGTGTGGCCGTGCTTATGATCCAACCATGATGTGGATGTGGCCTAATGCTAGAATTTCCGTAATGGGTGGCGAACAAGCTGCCGGTGTTATGGCACAGGTGACCAAAGATGGCTTAGCGCGTAAAGGTGAAACCTTATCGGCAGAAGCTGAGCAAGCACTGAAAAAGCCAATTGTTGAGCAATATGAAAAGCAAGGTCACCCCTACTACGCCAGCGGCCGCTTGTGGGACGACGGTATTATTGACCCTGCTCAAACACGAATGACAGTAGGCTTAGCTTTAGCCGCAGCTTTAAATGCGCCTATTGAAGAGACTAAGTTTGGCGTATTTAGAATGTAA
- a CDS encoding enoyl-CoA hydratase/isomerase family protein — MKPTYTEVSIDKRGVATLTLNRPEVHNAFDDKMIAELISILGNLASDDAVRVLVLNAKGKNFSAGADLNWMRAMADKDYQQNLDDADELAELMHKLDRFPKPSIALVQGAAFGGAVGLVACCDIAIATDNASFCLSEVKIGLIPAVISPYVMRALGERQSRRYFITAERFSANTALDMGLLHQVVAQDQLDTAVDNFIQTLLQNSPAAIKAAKTLIHNIYNRKIGNNVIAHTTQAIAEIRVSAEGQEGLTAFLTKRKPNWLNEE; from the coding sequence ATGAAGCCTACTTACACAGAAGTCAGCATAGATAAGCGCGGTGTTGCCACTTTAACGTTAAACCGCCCTGAAGTGCATAATGCCTTCGACGATAAAATGATAGCTGAACTGATCAGTATTTTAGGCAATTTAGCCTCTGATGATGCTGTGCGTGTTTTAGTGTTAAACGCTAAGGGTAAAAACTTCTCAGCTGGCGCCGATCTTAACTGGATGCGCGCTATGGCTGATAAAGATTATCAACAGAACCTAGACGATGCCGACGAGCTGGCAGAATTAATGCACAAACTGGATCGCTTCCCAAAACCTAGCATCGCCTTAGTGCAAGGCGCAGCTTTTGGCGGCGCTGTTGGTTTAGTGGCTTGTTGCGATATCGCTATTGCTACAGATAATGCTAGTTTCTGCTTAAGTGAAGTTAAAATTGGTTTAATTCCTGCTGTTATCAGCCCATATGTAATGCGCGCCTTAGGTGAGAGACAAAGCCGTCGTTACTTTATCACCGCTGAGCGCTTCAGTGCCAATACGGCATTAGACATGGGTTTATTACATCAAGTTGTTGCACAAGATCAACTCGATACTGCTGTAGATAATTTTATTCAAACCTTATTACAAAATAGCCCCGCAGCAATAAAAGCCGCTAAAACCCTGATCCACAATATTTATAATCGTAAAATTGGCAATAATGTTATAGCTCATACTACGCAAGCTATTGCTGAAATTAGGGTATCAGCAGAAGGCCAAGAAGGCTTAACGGCGTTTTTAACTAAGCGCAAACCTAACTGGCTAAATGAAGAATAG
- a CDS encoding CoA-acylating methylmalonate-semialdehyde dehydrogenase — translation MTVQVKHFIDGEFVSSNSDKLIDVTNPATQEVIAQVPCATPDEMTRAIESAKTAFLTWKEVPVSERARLMMRYAHLLKEHQAEIAEIICQELGKTVEDAKGDVWRGIEVVEQAANIPSLMMGETVENVARSIDTYSYIQPLGVCAGITPFNFPAMIPLWMFPLAIACGNTFVLKPSEQDPMTVNKLAELFAQAGAPKGVLQVVHGAKEQVDTILHHPDIKAISFVGSVNVGQYIYKTGTDNLKRVQAFAGAKNHMVIMPDANKQQVINALVGASVGAAGQRCMAISVAVFVGDSAQWIPEVAAAIGKVRPGVYTDPEAAYGPQISPQARARVLSLIEQGKKEGAKCVLDGSNCTVEGYPNGNWVGPTVFTDVTADMEIYKQEIFGPVLTTMQVDSLDAALEVVNASPYGNGTSIFTASGAAARKYQHNVEVGQVGINIPIPVPLPFFSFTGWKGSFYGDQHAYGKQAVRFYTETKTITARWFNDDIPVSGPNMSINLR, via the coding sequence ATGACAGTACAAGTAAAACATTTTATTGATGGCGAATTTGTTAGCTCTAATAGCGACAAATTAATTGACGTAACCAACCCAGCAACTCAAGAAGTGATTGCTCAGGTGCCTTGTGCTACGCCAGACGAGATGACGCGCGCTATTGAATCGGCAAAAACAGCCTTTTTAACGTGGAAAGAAGTGCCAGTATCAGAGCGGGCGCGCTTAATGATGCGTTATGCGCATTTGCTTAAAGAGCATCAAGCAGAGATAGCAGAAATTATTTGCCAAGAATTAGGTAAAACGGTTGAAGATGCCAAAGGCGACGTATGGCGCGGTATTGAAGTTGTTGAGCAAGCAGCAAATATTCCGTCATTAATGATGGGCGAAACTGTCGAAAACGTAGCACGCAGCATTGATACTTATAGCTATATTCAGCCATTAGGCGTTTGTGCTGGTATTACGCCATTTAACTTCCCTGCGATGATCCCTTTGTGGATGTTCCCGCTAGCTATTGCTTGTGGTAATACCTTTGTTTTAAAACCGTCTGAGCAAGATCCAATGACGGTGAATAAATTAGCAGAGCTATTTGCACAAGCAGGTGCACCTAAAGGGGTGTTACAAGTAGTGCATGGTGCTAAAGAACAAGTAGATACCATTTTGCATCACCCAGATATTAAAGCTATTTCTTTTGTTGGCTCGGTGAATGTTGGTCAGTATATCTACAAAACAGGTACTGATAACTTAAAACGGGTACAAGCTTTTGCTGGTGCGAAAAACCATATGGTTATTATGCCAGATGCGAATAAGCAACAAGTAATTAATGCCTTAGTGGGGGCTTCTGTTGGTGCTGCTGGCCAGCGTTGTATGGCTATTTCGGTCGCGGTATTTGTAGGTGATTCCGCACAGTGGATCCCAGAAGTTGCTGCTGCAATTGGTAAGGTTCGCCCAGGCGTTTATACCGATCCTGAAGCCGCTTATGGCCCGCAAATTAGCCCACAAGCCCGTGCTCGCGTTTTATCATTAATTGAACAAGGTAAAAAAGAAGGCGCTAAGTGTGTGTTAGATGGCTCAAACTGCACAGTTGAAGGTTACCCAAATGGTAACTGGGTAGGCCCTACAGTCTTTACTGATGTCACCGCCGATATGGAGATTTACAAGCAAGAAATCTTTGGCCCAGTATTAACCACTATGCAGGTTGATTCTTTAGATGCCGCCTTAGAAGTAGTTAATGCCAGCCCTTATGGTAATGGTACCTCCATCTTTACCGCTAGCGGTGCTGCAGCGCGTAAATATCAACATAACGTTGAAGTAGGTCAAGTAGGGATTAACATTCCTATTCCAGTGCCTCTGCCGTTTTTCTCTTTTACCGGTTGGAAAGGTTCTTTCTATGGTGATCAGCATGCTTATGGTAAACAAGCCGTACGTTTTTATACCGAAACTAAAACCATAACAGCGCGTTGGTTTAACGATGATATTCCGGTGTCAGGGCCTAATATGTCGATTAATCTACGTTAA
- a CDS encoding acyl-CoA dehydrogenase family protein, whose product MNFNLTDDQQAFVDLAKQFSDQELAPHAAEWDREHFFPKAVIQKAGELGFCSLYTPEQYGGMGLSRLDSSIIFEQLAMGCTATTAMLTIHNMATWMIANWGTDTARGEWLDKLVTGEKLASYCLTEPGSGSDAASLRTSAKKDGDEYVLNGSKMFISGAGETEVLVVMARTGDAGPKGVSAFVVPADAKGVIYGKAEEKMGWNAQPTRLITFEDVRIPAHNLLGNEGEGFGFAMKGLDGGRINIATCSIGTAQQALNTARNYMLERQQFGKPLAAFQALQFKLADMATELVAARQLVRLAAFKLDQQDSEATAYCAMAKRFATDVGFSVCDQALQLHGGYGYIKEYPLERHFRDVRVHQILEGTNEIMRLIIGRRLLDQAAADIL is encoded by the coding sequence ATGAATTTTAATTTAACAGATGACCAACAAGCCTTTGTTGATCTAGCAAAACAATTTTCTGATCAAGAGCTAGCCCCCCATGCAGCCGAGTGGGACCGTGAGCACTTCTTTCCTAAGGCTGTTATTCAAAAAGCTGGTGAGCTAGGTTTTTGCTCGCTTTATACCCCAGAGCAATACGGTGGTATGGGCTTATCACGGTTAGACTCCTCTATTATTTTTGAACAGTTAGCTATGGGCTGTACTGCTACAACGGCCATGCTCACTATTCATAATATGGCAACTTGGATGATAGCCAATTGGGGCACAGATACAGCTAGAGGCGAATGGTTAGATAAACTCGTCACAGGCGAAAAATTAGCATCATATTGTTTAACCGAACCAGGTTCAGGCTCTGATGCCGCCAGTTTACGTACAAGCGCTAAAAAAGACGGCGATGAGTATGTGCTTAATGGCTCAAAAATGTTTATCTCAGGTGCAGGTGAAACAGAAGTACTTGTTGTTATGGCCCGTACTGGTGACGCTGGCCCTAAAGGAGTTTCGGCCTTTGTGGTTCCAGCTGATGCCAAAGGCGTTATTTACGGTAAAGCGGAAGAAAAAATGGGCTGGAATGCTCAGCCAACTCGGTTAATTACCTTTGAAGATGTGCGTATTCCGGCTCATAACTTATTAGGTAATGAAGGGGAAGGTTTTGGCTTTGCCATGAAAGGCTTAGATGGCGGTCGTATTAATATTGCTACTTGCTCTATAGGTACGGCGCAGCAAGCTTTAAATACCGCACGTAATTATATGTTAGAGCGGCAGCAGTTTGGCAAGCCTTTAGCTGCATTTCAGGCCTTACAGTTTAAACTTGCTGATATGGCAACTGAGCTGGTTGCTGCGCGTCAGTTAGTGCGTTTAGCCGCCTTTAAATTAGATCAACAAGACAGCGAAGCTACTGCTTATTGCGCTATGGCGAAACGTTTTGCCACCGATGTTGGCTTTAGTGTTTGCGATCAAGCCCTGCAGTTACACGGTGGTTATGGCTATATCAAAGAATATCCATTAGAGCGTCACTTCCGTGATGTGCGAGTACATCAAATTTTAGAAGGCACTAATGAAATCATGCGTTTGATCATTGGCCGTCGTTTGTTAGATCAAGCTGCTGCTGATATTTTATAA
- a CDS encoding isovaleryl-CoA dehydrogenase, producing MISSYKGLNFDLGETVDMIREQVNAFAREEIAPRASQIDIDNEFPADLWRKFGDLGLLGITVDEKYGGSGLGYLEHVVAMEEISRASASVALSYGAHSNLCVNQISRNGTEEQKLKYLPKLCSGEHVGALAMSEPNAGSDVVSMKLRAEKKGDKYILNGNKMWITNGPDADVLVIYAKTDVNAGSKGITAFIVERGFKGFSTAQKLDKLGMRGSNTCELVFEDCEVPAENVLGQVGSGVRVLMSGLDYERVVLSAGPLGIMTACMDVAVPYVHDRKQFGQAIGEFQLVQGKLADMYTQMNAARAYVYAVAKACDRGETTRKDAAAVILYAAELATKMALDAIQLLGGNGYINEYPTGRLLRDAKLYEIGAGTSEIRRMLIGRELFNESN from the coding sequence ATGATTAGCAGTTATAAAGGCCTTAATTTCGACTTAGGTGAAACCGTCGATATGATCCGCGAGCAAGTAAACGCTTTTGCTCGTGAAGAAATAGCACCACGTGCTAGCCAAATTGATATAGATAATGAATTTCCGGCCGACTTATGGCGCAAATTTGGCGACTTAGGCTTGTTAGGTATTACTGTAGATGAAAAATATGGTGGCTCTGGTTTAGGCTATTTAGAGCATGTTGTTGCCATGGAAGAAATTAGCCGTGCTTCTGCTTCTGTTGCCTTGTCTTATGGTGCTCACTCTAACTTATGTGTTAACCAAATTTCTCGTAACGGTACTGAAGAGCAAAAATTAAAATATTTGCCTAAACTATGTTCTGGCGAGCACGTTGGTGCTTTAGCGATGAGCGAGCCTAATGCTGGCTCTGACGTTGTTAGTATGAAACTGCGCGCAGAGAAAAAAGGCGACAAATATATTCTTAATGGCAATAAAATGTGGATCACTAATGGTCCTGACGCCGATGTATTAGTTATTTATGCAAAAACCGATGTTAATGCTGGCTCTAAAGGCATTACCGCTTTTATTGTTGAGCGTGGCTTTAAAGGTTTTAGCACAGCACAAAAGCTAGATAAATTAGGTATGCGCGGTTCAAATACCTGTGAATTAGTATTTGAAGACTGTGAAGTACCAGCTGAAAACGTATTAGGCCAAGTAGGTAGTGGCGTAAGAGTATTAATGAGTGGCTTAGACTATGAGCGCGTTGTACTTTCTGCCGGCCCACTGGGTATTATGACCGCCTGTATGGACGTTGCGGTACCTTATGTACACGACCGTAAACAATTTGGTCAAGCCATTGGTGAATTCCAATTGGTTCAAGGCAAATTAGCCGATATGTATACACAAATGAATGCGGCCAGAGCCTATGTTTATGCTGTAGCTAAAGCCTGTGACCGCGGCGAAACAACGCGTAAAGATGCTGCAGCAGTTATTTTATATGCTGCTGAATTAGCAACAAAAATGGCCTTAGATGCTATCCAATTACTAGGCGGTAATGGCTACATTAATGAGTACCCTACTGGGCGCTTATTGCGTGATGCAAAATTATATGAAATTGGTGCTGGTACGTCAGAGATTCGCCGGATGTTAATTGGCCGCGAATTGTTTAACGAATCTAACTAA
- a CDS encoding MerR family DNA-binding transcriptional regulator, with translation MTKKEEKTYSISELAKEFDITTRSIRFYEDQGLVSPLRKGQTRIYSNRDRVRLKLILRGKRLGFSLAETGQLFELYDVDKSSVTQLNTMMKLIEQKKAELHQQMDDIKVVLMELVTVEKRCRDILAETKPQTLPKQQD, from the coding sequence ATGACTAAAAAAGAAGAAAAAACTTACAGTATTAGTGAGCTAGCAAAAGAGTTTGATATTACTACGCGCAGCATTCGTTTTTATGAAGACCAAGGCTTAGTTTCGCCGTTGCGCAAAGGACAAACCCGCATTTATAGTAATAGAGATCGGGTGCGTTTAAAACTCATTTTACGCGGTAAGCGTTTAGGCTTTAGTCTAGCCGAAACAGGACAGTTATTTGAACTTTATGATGTAGATAAAAGCAGCGTAACGCAGCTAAATACCATGATGAAGTTAATTGAACAGAAAAAAGCTGAATTACATCAGCAAATGGATGATATAAAAGTTGTGCTAATGGAGCTGGTAACTGTTGAAAAGCGGTGCCGCGATATCTTAGCAGAGACCAAACCACAGACACTGCCAAAACAGCAGGATTGA
- a CDS encoding acetyl-CoA C-acyltransferase, with amino-acid sequence MASNNIVIVAAQRTAMGGFMGGLSAVDATVLGATAISAALNQAGIKGENVSEVIMGNVLPAGLGQAPARQATLKAGLPLSAGATTINKVCGSGLKAVMLATDLLKAGSADVVVAGGMESMTNAPYLLPKARGGMRMGHGEVKDHMMLDGLENAYDGKAMGCFAQETADEKGITRQQMDAFAVQSLTRAQQAITSGAFKAEITPVTIKTRKGEQVFDTDEQPAKANFDKIPTLRPAFAKEGTITAANSSSISDGGAALVLMREDDAKAQGLTPLVRVVAHATNSMEPALFTVAPVGAMEKVLAKAGWSKQDVDLWEINEAFAMVTMLAINELGLDEAKVNVNGGACALGHPIGASGARILVTLIHALRQRGLHKGVASLCIGGGEAVALAVEVI; translated from the coding sequence ATGGCGTCTAACAATATCGTAATCGTTGCAGCTCAACGTACCGCTATGGGCGGGTTTATGGGTGGTTTATCAGCGGTTGATGCAACTGTATTAGGTGCAACGGCAATTAGCGCCGCATTAAATCAAGCGGGTATAAAAGGTGAAAACGTTAGCGAAGTCATTATGGGTAATGTGTTGCCTGCTGGTTTAGGCCAAGCCCCTGCGCGCCAAGCAACATTAAAAGCCGGCTTACCCTTATCTGCCGGTGCCACTACTATTAATAAAGTCTGTGGCTCGGGTTTAAAAGCTGTGATGTTAGCGACTGACTTATTAAAAGCAGGTAGCGCCGATGTTGTTGTTGCCGGCGGTATGGAGTCAATGACTAATGCGCCATATTTACTGCCAAAAGCGCGTGGTGGCATGCGTATGGGCCATGGCGAAGTAAAAGATCATATGATGCTAGATGGCTTAGAAAATGCGTATGATGGCAAGGCCATGGGCTGTTTTGCCCAAGAAACTGCTGATGAAAAAGGCATTACTCGCCAGCAAATGGATGCCTTTGCTGTGCAGTCATTAACCCGCGCTCAGCAAGCTATTACTAGCGGTGCATTTAAGGCTGAAATCACGCCTGTTACTATTAAAACCCGTAAAGGCGAGCAGGTTTTTGACACTGACGAGCAACCGGCTAAAGCCAATTTTGATAAAATCCCAACCTTGCGTCCTGCTTTTGCTAAAGAAGGCACTATTACGGCAGCTAACTCTAGCTCTATTTCTGACGGCGGTGCGGCTTTAGTGTTAATGCGTGAAGACGATGCTAAAGCGCAAGGCTTAACACCATTAGTTCGTGTAGTTGCTCATGCTACTAATTCTATGGAACCTGCTTTATTTACTGTGGCACCTGTTGGCGCTATGGAAAAAGTATTAGCTAAAGCAGGTTGGTCTAAGCAAGATGTTGATCTATGGGAAATAAACGAAGCCTTTGCCATGGTTACTATGCTAGCGATTAACGAGCTTGGTTTAGATGAAGCCAAAGTAAACGTTAATGGTGGTGCTTGTGCATTAGGTCATCCTATTGGTGCCTCAGGCGCACGTATTTTAGTTACCTTAATTCATGCTTTACGTCAGCGCGGTTTACATAAAGGTGTTGCATCTTTATGCATTGGCGGCGGCGAAGCTGTCGCCTTAGCGGTAGAAGTAATCTAA